Proteins found in one Roseovarius pelagicus genomic segment:
- a CDS encoding nitrate/nitrite transporter has protein sequence MSPHAQSSSDQSRALGLSTLAFTLNFAVWTIFAIIGVQIKTELGLSETQFGILVATPILTGSLTRLILGIWTEQFGGRIVFPLQMLLAATATWLLTMAETYPMFLLAALGVGLAGGSFAIGVAYVSHWYPREKQGTALGIFGAGNVGAAVTKFGAPFVMVAYGWEAVANVWALGLAAIAIVFFLFAKNDPVFEARRKSGAKAATIFQQLAPLKNMQVWRFSLYYFFVFGAFVALALWLPHYLVDVYSVDIRTAGMAAAAFSLSASIFRAYGGHLSDRFGARKVMYWTFGFSLIMLFMLSYPPTTYTVHAVAGDITFSTRMGFGAFVLAIFALGFFMSLGKAAVYKHIPAYYPDNVGSVGGLVGMIGGLGGFVLPIIFGALLDLTGIYTTCFAFLFILVGIALTWMHFAVRNMEAANPTVPRAQLPELPEFEGMPIPEAPAAAVLTEWEPENAEFWDAKGRKIARRNLWISIPALLLAFSVWMVWSVVVARLPAIGFDFEQGQLFWLAALPGLSGATLRIFYSFMVPIFGGRLWTTLSTASLLLPAMGIGYAVQNPETPYLIFLVLALLCGFGGGNFASSMANISFFYPKAEKGNALALNAGLGNLGVSVMQFLVPVVITMGVFGALGGDPQPLSDGGQLWLQNAGFVWVPFIVLATIAAYLGMNDIASAKSSFSDQAIIFSRKHNWIMCILYTGTFGSFIGYAAGFPLLMKTQFPEVNVLQYAFLGPLVGALSRAGTGWISDRFGGGRVTFWTFAGMIVAVYGVLQFLPSEANTAGNFWGFFACFMALFFLTGVGNASTFQMIPSIMRQEIPRLMPELDEAATRTQSERESAAIIAFTSAIAAYGAFFIPKSYGTSIAVTGAPNGALWAFLGFYAICAVICWVFYSRKSAPVPC, from the coding sequence ATGTCCCCCCATGCCCAATCGTCAAGCGATCAGAGCCGGGCCCTTGGCCTGAGTACGCTCGCCTTTACGTTGAACTTTGCCGTCTGGACGATCTTTGCCATCATCGGTGTGCAGATCAAAACCGAACTGGGACTGAGTGAAACCCAATTCGGGATATTGGTGGCGACGCCAATCCTGACGGGGTCCCTGACCCGTCTGATCCTCGGTATCTGGACCGAGCAATTTGGCGGTCGCATCGTGTTCCCGTTGCAGATGTTGCTGGCTGCAACGGCGACATGGCTGCTGACGATGGCCGAAACCTATCCAATGTTCCTGCTGGCCGCCCTCGGTGTCGGGCTGGCGGGTGGCTCGTTCGCGATTGGCGTTGCTTATGTCTCGCACTGGTATCCGCGTGAAAAACAGGGCACAGCACTAGGGATTTTCGGCGCTGGCAACGTCGGAGCCGCCGTGACCAAGTTTGGCGCGCCCTTTGTAATGGTCGCCTATGGATGGGAAGCCGTCGCCAATGTTTGGGCGCTTGGTTTGGCTGCAATCGCAATCGTTTTTTTCCTGTTTGCCAAGAATGACCCGGTGTTCGAGGCGCGCCGCAAATCCGGCGCCAAAGCGGCGACGATCTTCCAGCAACTGGCCCCGCTAAAGAACATGCAGGTCTGGCGGTTTTCGCTCTACTATTTCTTTGTTTTCGGGGCTTTCGTCGCTCTCGCGCTGTGGTTGCCGCACTATCTGGTGGATGTCTACAGCGTCGATATTCGTACCGCAGGTATGGCTGCTGCCGCCTTCTCGCTCTCTGCCAGCATCTTTCGCGCGTATGGTGGCCACCTGAGCGATCGGTTCGGCGCGCGCAAAGTGATGTACTGGACGTTCGGCTTTTCGCTGATCATGCTGTTCATGCTGTCCTATCCGCCGACCACCTACACGGTCCACGCGGTTGCAGGCGATATCACCTTTTCCACACGCATGGGCTTTGGTGCCTTTGTGTTGGCGATCTTTGCGCTCGGTTTCTTCATGAGTCTGGGCAAGGCAGCAGTCTATAAACATATTCCGGCCTACTATCCTGATAATGTCGGCTCGGTCGGCGGTCTGGTGGGGATGATCGGGGGGCTTGGTGGCTTTGTCCTGCCGATCATCTTCGGTGCGCTTCTGGATCTCACCGGTATCTACACCACCTGTTTTGCGTTCCTGTTCATACTGGTCGGCATCGCGTTGACATGGATGCACTTTGCCGTGCGCAACATGGAAGCCGCCAACCCAACAGTGCCACGCGCGCAACTACCGGAATTGCCCGAATTCGAAGGCATGCCGATCCCCGAAGCCCCCGCAGCTGCAGTGCTGACTGAATGGGAGCCGGAAAACGCCGAATTCTGGGATGCCAAAGGCCGCAAGATCGCCCGGCGCAACCTCTGGATCTCGATCCCTGCCCTGCTGCTGGCGTTCTCGGTCTGGATGGTCTGGTCAGTCGTGGTGGCCCGGTTGCCCGCCATCGGCTTCGACTTTGAACAGGGTCAGCTTTTCTGGCTGGCGGCGCTGCCCGGCCTGTCCGGTGCGACACTGCGCATCTTCTACAGCTTCATGGTCCCGATCTTTGGCGGGCGGCTCTGGACAACGCTCTCTACCGCGTCCTTGCTCTTGCCTGCGATGGGGATAGGGTATGCCGTACAGAACCCTGAAACACCCTACCTGATCTTTCTGGTGCTGGCGCTGCTCTGTGGCTTTGGCGGCGGTAACTTTGCCTCGTCGATGGCCAATATCAGCTTTTTCTACCCCAAGGCGGAAAAGGGCAATGCACTGGCGCTGAATGCCGGGCTGGGCAATCTGGGCGTGTCGGTCATGCAGTTTCTTGTGCCGGTGGTCATCACGATGGGCGTCTTTGGCGCACTTGGTGGCGATCCACAGCCGCTCTCGGATGGGGGGCAACTGTGGCTGCAAAACGCCGGGTTCGTCTGGGTACCCTTTATCGTACTGGCAACTATCGCGGCCTATCTGGGCATGAACGACATTGCTTCGGCGAAGTCATCGTTTTCCGATCAGGCGATCATTTTCAGCCGCAAGCACAACTGGATCATGTGTATCCTCTACACCGGCACCTTTGGCAGCTTTATCGGCTATGCCGCCGGTTTCCCACTACTGATGAAAACCCAGTTCCCCGAAGTGAACGTGCTGCAATACGCCTTCCTCGGCCCGCTTGTCGGTGCGCTCAGCCGGGCGGGCACGGGATGGATATCAGACCGTTTTGGCGGCGGGCGCGTGACCTTCTGGACCTTCGCGGGCATGATCGTCGCGGTCTATGGCGTGCTCCAATTCCTGCCCTCCGAGGCAAACACGGCGGGCAATTTCTGGGGCTTCTTCGCCTGCTTCATGGCGCTGTTCTTCCTGACCGGCGTGGGCAACGCATCCACGTTCCAGATGATCCCCTCAATCATGCGTCAGGAAATACCACGCCTGATGCCGGAACTCGACGAGGCGGCAACGCGCACACAGTCGGAACGCGAAAGTGCTGCAATCATCGCCTTTACGTCGGCCATCGCAGCCTATGGCGCGTTCTTCATCCCCAAGAGCTACGGCACCTCAATCGCCGTGACAGGGGCACCAAACGGCGCGCTTTGGGCCTTCCTCGGGTTCTACGCCATCTGCGCCGTGATCTGCTGGGTATTCTACAGCCGCAAGTCTGCCCCGGTTCCCTGCTGA
- a CDS encoding nitrate reductase subunit alpha has translation MSHLLDRLNFLQSKELEKFSNGHGQVTREDRAWEDTYRNRWRHDKIVRSTHGVNCTGSCSWKIYVKSGIVTWETQQTDYPRTRADLPNHEPRGCARGASYSWYLYSANRVKNPLVRGKLMKVWRKMRETMQPIEAWTKLQNDPILRASYVESRGKGGFVRATWDEATEITAAANAYTVKTYGPDRVFGFSPIPAMSMVSYAAGSRYLSLLGGVCMSFYDWYCDLPPASPQTWGEQTDVPESADWYNAGYLLLWGSNVPQTRTPDAHFYTEARYKGTKSAVICPDYSEAAKFGDVWLNAKQGTDAALAMAFGHVILREFHLDRQSEYFDDYTRKYSDFPMLVKLEEKDGRLVPGRFLRADDLDGKLGEDNNPEWKTVAFDETSGALVAPNGSVGYRWGEDGEWNLEERAKGKDVRLKTTFVLDVDHDDVAQVDFPYFGGVATKHFATDAKHPDILTRNIPIKTVKTADGDVQVATVFDLFCANYGLDRGLGGEWVTADYADDMPGTPAWAEKITGVKADKIIHVAREFADNAEKTQGKSMVIIGAAMNHWYHMDMNYRGVINMLVMCGCVGQSGGGWAHYVGQEKLRPQTGWQPLAFGLDWSRPPRHMNATSAWYAHTDQWRYETLEAKEILSPTAPAGDWDINLIDYNIRAERMGWLPSAPQLKTNPLEVAKAAKAAGKEIPAYVTEQLKSGALEMSCEDPDDPANWPRNLFVWRSNLLGSSGKGHEYFLKHLLGTQHGVMGKDLGEDGGQMPKEAKWHDEAPRGKLDLLVTIDFRMSTTCVYSDIVLPTASWYEKDDMNTSDMHPFIHPLQAAVDPAYESKSDWEIFKSIAKKFQQIAPEALGVETDIVALPILHDTPAEIAQDQVKDWKKGECDLIPGKTAPNYIAVERDYSTIYDRFTSLGPLLGKLGNGGKGINWNTDDEIENLAALNGVQLDGSAAGRPKIDTAIDACEVILMLAPETNGEVAVKAWQALEKATGRKHTHLADGEHHNKIRFRDIAAQPRKIISSPTWSGIESEKVSYNAGYTNVHELIPWRTLTGRQQLYQDHLWMRAFGEGLMSYRPPVDLKTITEAVQDDGDTLVLNFITPHQKWGIHSTYTDNLLMLTLNRGGPVVWLSEVDAKSAGIVDNDWIEVYNINGALTARAVVSQRIKEGSTFMYHAQEKIVNTPGSEKTGNRGGIHNSVTRTTLKPTHMIGGYAHQSYGFNYYGTVGSNRDEFVIVRKMKKVDWLDQPATEKEAAQ, from the coding sequence ATGAGCCATCTGCTCGACAGACTGAACTTCCTCCAATCCAAGGAATTGGAAAAATTCTCGAACGGTCACGGCCAGGTGACTCGCGAAGATCGCGCATGGGAAGACACCTATCGCAATCGCTGGCGGCACGACAAAATCGTGCGCTCAACCCACGGAGTGAACTGTACCGGATCATGCAGCTGGAAAATCTACGTCAAATCCGGGATCGTCACATGGGAAACCCAGCAGACGGACTATCCACGCACCCGGGCCGACCTGCCCAATCACGAACCCCGCGGCTGTGCCCGCGGTGCCAGCTATAGCTGGTATCTGTATTCTGCCAACCGGGTGAAAAACCCGCTGGTGCGTGGCAAGCTGATGAAGGTCTGGCGAAAGATGCGCGAGACCATGCAGCCAATCGAGGCATGGACCAAGCTACAGAACGACCCGATCCTGCGCGCCTCTTACGTGGAATCGCGCGGCAAGGGCGGGTTCGTACGCGCCACATGGGACGAAGCCACCGAAATCACCGCCGCCGCCAACGCCTATACAGTCAAGACATACGGGCCCGACCGCGTGTTCGGTTTCTCGCCCATTCCCGCGATGTCGATGGTCAGCTATGCCGCCGGATCACGCTATCTGTCGCTGCTGGGTGGCGTGTGCATGTCGTTCTACGACTGGTATTGCGACCTGCCCCCCGCCAGCCCCCAGACATGGGGCGAACAGACTGACGTGCCCGAAAGCGCCGATTGGTACAACGCCGGTTATCTGCTGCTGTGGGGGTCGAACGTGCCGCAGACCCGGACGCCCGACGCGCATTTCTATACCGAGGCCCGCTACAAGGGTACCAAATCCGCCGTCATCTGCCCCGACTATTCCGAAGCGGCTAAATTCGGTGATGTCTGGCTTAATGCCAAGCAGGGTACCGATGCGGCACTGGCCATGGCCTTTGGCCATGTGATCCTGCGCGAATTCCATCTCGACCGGCAGTCCGAATATTTCGACGATTATACCCGTAAATATTCCGACTTCCCCATGCTGGTGAAGCTGGAGGAGAAAGACGGCCGTCTTGTGCCGGGACGTTTCCTGCGCGCCGACGATCTGGACGGCAAGCTGGGAGAGGATAACAATCCCGAGTGGAAGACCGTCGCCTTTGACGAAACATCGGGCGCGCTCGTCGCCCCTAACGGGTCAGTCGGCTATCGCTGGGGCGAGGATGGTGAATGGAACCTTGAGGAGCGCGCCAAAGGCAAAGATGTGCGTCTCAAGACCACATTCGTCTTGGATGTGGACCATGATGATGTGGCTCAGGTCGACTTTCCCTATTTCGGCGGTGTGGCAACCAAGCACTTCGCCACGGACGCCAAGCACCCTGACATACTGACACGCAACATCCCCATCAAAACGGTCAAGACGGCCGACGGCGATGTTCAGGTCGCCACGGTCTTTGATCTGTTCTGCGCCAATTACGGCCTCGACCGGGGACTGGGCGGCGAGTGGGTCACGGCAGACTATGCCGACGACATGCCCGGAACGCCTGCCTGGGCGGAAAAGATCACCGGCGTGAAGGCAGACAAGATCATCCACGTCGCACGCGAATTCGCAGACAACGCGGAGAAAACCCAAGGCAAGTCGATGGTGATCATCGGGGCCGCGATGAACCACTGGTACCACATGGACATGAACTATCGCGGTGTCATCAACATGCTGGTGATGTGCGGCTGCGTCGGTCAGTCCGGCGGCGGATGGGCGCATTACGTGGGTCAGGAAAAGCTGCGTCCGCAAACCGGCTGGCAACCATTGGCATTCGGTCTGGACTGGAGCCGCCCCCCCCGCCACATGAACGCCACCAGCGCGTGGTATGCGCACACCGATCAGTGGCGGTATGAGACGCTGGAGGCCAAGGAAATCCTGTCGCCCACGGCGCCAGCGGGCGATTGGGACATCAACCTGATCGACTATAACATTCGCGCCGAGCGCATGGGCTGGCTGCCCTCAGCGCCGCAACTGAAAACCAATCCGCTGGAGGTGGCCAAGGCCGCCAAGGCGGCAGGCAAGGAAATCCCTGCCTACGTGACAGAGCAGTTGAAATCCGGCGCACTGGAAATGTCCTGCGAGGACCCTGACGATCCGGCGAACTGGCCGCGCAACCTATTTGTCTGGCGCTCGAACCTGCTGGGATCAAGCGGCAAGGGGCATGAATATTTCCTCAAGCACCTGCTGGGCACGCAACACGGCGTCATGGGTAAGGATCTGGGCGAGGATGGCGGTCAAATGCCGAAAGAGGCGAAATGGCATGACGAAGCGCCGCGCGGCAAGCTGGACCTGCTGGTCACGATCGACTTCCGCATGTCCACCACGTGCGTCTATTCCGACATCGTTTTGCCAACGGCCAGCTGGTACGAAAAGGACGATATGAACACGTCCGACATGCACCCGTTCATTCACCCGCTTCAGGCGGCTGTAGACCCGGCGTATGAGAGTAAATCGGACTGGGAGATCTTCAAATCCATCGCCAAGAAATTCCAGCAGATTGCGCCGGAAGCGTTAGGTGTGGAAACCGATATCGTGGCGCTGCCCATTTTGCACGACACCCCTGCCGAGATTGCGCAGGATCAGGTCAAGGACTGGAAGAAAGGCGAATGCGATCTGATCCCCGGCAAGACCGCGCCAAACTACATCGCGGTCGAGCGGGATTACTCTACCATCTATGATCGCTTCACATCGCTCGGTCCGTTGCTGGGCAAGCTCGGCAATGGTGGCAAGGGGATCAACTGGAACACCGACGACGAGATTGAAAACCTTGCCGCGCTGAACGGTGTACAGCTGGATGGTTCGGCAGCAGGCCGTCCAAAGATCGACACCGCGATTGACGCCTGCGAAGTGATCCTGATGCTGGCACCCGAAACCAATGGCGAGGTAGCAGTCAAGGCGTGGCAGGCACTGGAAAAGGCCACCGGGCGCAAACACACCCACTTGGCCGATGGCGAACACCACAACAAGATCCGGTTCCGTGACATCGCCGCACAACCGCGCAAGATCATCTCGTCGCCCACATGGTCGGGCATCGAGAGCGAGAAGGTCAGCTATAACGCGGGTTACACCAACGTGCATGAGTTGATCCCGTGGCGCACGCTGACCGGGCGGCAACAACTCTATCAGGATCACCTGTGGATGCGGGCCTTTGGCGAGGGGCTGATGTCCTATCGCCCGCCTGTCGACCTCAAAACCATCACGGAAGCCGTGCAGGATGATGGTGACACGCTGGTGCTGAACTTTATCACCCCGCACCAAAAATGGGGCATCCACTCGACCTATACCGACAACCTGCTGATGCTGACGCTCAACCGCGGTGGCCCGGTTGTGTGGCTCAGCGAGGTCGACGCGAAATCGGCGGGTATCGTCGATAATGACTGGATCGAGGTCTATAACATCAACGGCGCACTGACAGCGCGCGCTGTGGTCAGCCAGCGGATCAAGGAAGGCAGCACCTTCATGTATCACGCGCAGGAAAAGATCGTGAACACCCCCGGTTCGGAAAAGACCGGCAATCGCGGCGGCATCCACAACTCTGTCACCCGCACCACGCTGAAGCCCACCCATATGATCGGCGGCTACGCCCATCAGTCCTATGGCTTCAACTACTACGGCACCGTCGGCAGCAACCGCGATGAGTTCGTCATCGTGCGCAAAATGAAAAAAGTGGACTGGCTCGACCAGCCAGCGACCGAAAAGGAGGCAGCACAATGA
- the narH gene encoding nitrate reductase subunit beta has translation MRVRAQIGMVLNLDKCIGCHTCSVTCKNVWTSRDGVEYAWFNNVETKPGLGYPTDWENQERWNGGWERTSRGKLQPKQGGKWRILANIFANPSLPEIDDYYEPFDFDYDHLKSAPEMKAFPTARPRSKITGERMEKIEKGPNWEEILGGEFSKRSEDYNFDGIQKEIYGEYENTFMMYLPRLCEHCLNPTCVSSCPSGAIYKREEDGIVLIDQEKCRGWRMCVSGCPYKKVYYNWSTGKSEKCTLCYPRIESGNPTVCSETCVGRIRYLGVMLYDADKIEEAASVENTTDLYDAQLGVFLDPHDPEVIAAAQADGVPQDWIKGAQNSPIWKMAMDWKVAFPLHPEYRTLPMVWYIPPLSPIQNAAEAGAIGMDGDMPDVKNLRIPVKYLANMLTAGDEAPVVTALERMLAMRSYMRAKSIEGVQDEAIAERVGLTGRMIEDMYKIMALADYEDRFVIPTTHREQVEEAYDLRGGCGFTDGNGCSSGISNGSLFGGSKKPLKMPTEAM, from the coding sequence ATGAGAGTGCGCGCACAAATCGGCATGGTGCTAAACCTCGACAAATGCATCGGGTGCCACACCTGCTCTGTCACCTGCAAGAACGTCTGGACCAGCCGGGATGGCGTCGAATACGCATGGTTCAACAACGTCGAAACCAAGCCCGGCCTCGGCTATCCGACCGACTGGGAAAATCAGGAACGCTGGAACGGCGGCTGGGAACGGACCTCGCGGGGCAAGCTGCAACCCAAACAGGGCGGCAAGTGGCGTATTCTGGCAAACATCTTTGCCAACCCAAGCCTGCCCGAAATCGACGATTATTATGAGCCGTTCGATTTCGACTACGACCACCTGAAATCCGCGCCCGAAATGAAGGCGTTCCCGACGGCCCGCCCCCGGTCCAAGATCACCGGCGAGCGGATGGAGAAGATCGAAAAGGGCCCGAACTGGGAGGAAATTTTGGGTGGTGAATTCTCCAAACGATCGGAGGATTACAACTTTGATGGTATCCAGAAAGAGATCTACGGCGAGTACGAAAACACCTTTATGATGTACCTGCCGCGCCTGTGTGAGCATTGCCTCAACCCCACCTGCGTATCCTCCTGTCCGTCGGGCGCGATCTACAAGCGCGAAGAGGACGGCATCGTTCTGATTGATCAGGAAAAATGCCGCGGCTGGCGGATGTGCGTTTCGGGGTGCCCCTACAAGAAGGTCTATTACAACTGGTCCACTGGCAAATCCGAGAAATGCACGCTGTGCTATCCCCGGATCGAGAGCGGCAACCCGACGGTTTGCTCCGAAACCTGCGTCGGTCGCATCCGCTATCTGGGGGTGATGCTCTATGATGCGGACAAGATCGAAGAGGCGGCATCGGTAGAGAACACCACTGATCTCTATGATGCGCAACTGGGTGTGTTTCTTGACCCGCATGACCCAGAAGTGATCGCCGCGGCGCAGGCAGATGGCGTGCCGCAGGACTGGATCAAGGGCGCGCAAAACAGCCCGATCTGGAAAATGGCGATGGATTGGAAGGTCGCCTTTCCGTTGCACCCCGAGTACCGGACGCTGCCGATGGTGTGGTATATCCCACCTCTCAGCCCGATTCAGAACGCCGCCGAGGCGGGTGCCATCGGCATGGACGGCGACATGCCGGACGTCAAAAACCTGCGTATTCCGGTGAAATACCTCGCCAACATGCTGACTGCGGGCGACGAGGCCCCGGTGGTCACGGCGCTGGAACGGATGCTGGCGATGCGCTCCTACATGCGTGCCAAATCCATCGAGGGTGTGCAGGACGAGGCCATTGCAGAGCGCGTCGGCCTGACCGGACGAATGATCGAGGATATGTACAAGATCATGGCTCTGGCCGATTACGAGGACCGCTTCGTGATCCCTACCACCCACCGTGAACAGGTCGAAGAGGCTTATGATTTGCGCGGCGGCTGCGGCTTTACCGATGGCAACGGGTGCTCATCCGGCATCTCCAACGGTTCGCTCTTTGGCGGATCCAAAAAACCCCTAAAAATGCCAACGGAGGCGATGTGA
- the narJ gene encoding nitrate reductase molybdenum cofactor assembly chaperone: MDRTLKALSLILSYPTRELQHAIPEIGGVLSSERRLTAAARRALRPLMEELSGRDIYDLEEQFVLLFDRSRTLSLNLFEHVHGESRDRGGAMVSLIETYREHGFDPSTSELPDHLPVLLEFLSMVPADEAREILADAAHIFAALRERLERRESSYAAVFDALLQLSGAKADQTAVAEMLKAEEVDPNDLEALDAVWEETEVSFGPDPNAGCPQVRDMLSRMDTPINPAPHAAE; encoded by the coding sequence ATGGACCGCACCCTGAAAGCACTATCCCTGATACTGAGTTACCCGACCCGCGAGCTGCAGCACGCGATACCCGAAATCGGAGGCGTCCTGAGTTCGGAGAGGCGATTGACAGCAGCAGCGCGTCGGGCGTTGCGCCCGCTCATGGAGGAGTTGAGCGGGCGCGACATTTATGATCTGGAAGAGCAGTTCGTGCTGCTGTTCGATCGGTCGCGTACGCTATCACTCAACCTCTTTGAGCATGTGCATGGTGAAAGCCGCGACAGGGGTGGCGCGATGGTTTCGCTGATCGAGACCTATCGCGAACACGGGTTTGATCCGTCCACCTCTGAATTGCCCGACCATTTGCCGGTGCTGCTGGAATTCTTGTCAATGGTTCCCGCAGATGAGGCGCGCGAGATACTGGCCGACGCGGCCCATATCTTTGCCGCTCTGCGCGAACGGCTGGAACGCCGCGAGAGCAGCTATGCGGCGGTCTTCGATGCATTGTTGCAGTTGTCCGGTGCCAAGGCGGACCAAACTGCCGTGGCCGAGATGCTGAAGGCCGAGGAGGTCGATCCAAACGACCTTGAGGCGCTCGATGCAGTCTGGGAGGAAACCGAAGTCAGCTTCGGTCCCGATCCCAACGCTGGCTGCCCGCAGGTGCGTGACATGCTCTCGCGTATGGACACGCCCATCAACCCCGCGCCGCATGCGGCAGAATAG
- the narI gene encoding respiratory nitrate reductase subunit gamma codes for MLFANFDINYFIFGIMPYIALTVLIVGCIARYERDPFTWKSSSSQLLRRKQLIWGSILFHVGILTVFFGHLIGLFTPIWLIDALGVPHGLKQWMAVIVGGTAGIAALIGASMLLHRRLFDPRIRVTSSFADILILVLIWVQLFVGLGTIILTLEHMDGVEMVRFMTWSQSVVTLELNAWADVIDVHWLYKFHILLGLIIVTLFPFTRLVHMISGLAAPFRYLLRPGYQVVRSRRQKPLPSRKSTPAE; via the coding sequence ATGCTATTTGCCAATTTCGATATCAACTACTTCATCTTTGGGATCATGCCCTATATCGCACTGACGGTGCTCATCGTGGGGTGCATTGCACGGTATGAACGCGATCCTTTCACATGGAAATCCTCGTCAAGCCAGCTGTTGCGCCGCAAACAGCTGATCTGGGGCTCCATCCTCTTTCACGTCGGGATCCTCACGGTGTTCTTTGGCCATCTCATAGGCCTGTTCACACCGATTTGGTTGATCGACGCATTGGGCGTCCCGCATGGCCTGAAACAATGGATGGCTGTCATTGTCGGCGGCACTGCCGGGATCGCAGCACTGATCGGTGCGTCCATGTTGCTGCATCGTAGGCTCTTTGATCCGCGCATCCGCGTGACGTCCAGTTTTGCCGATATCCTGATTCTGGTGCTGATCTGGGTCCAGCTCTTTGTCGGGTTGGGCACAATTATCCTGACGCTGGAGCATATGGACGGGGTGGAAATGGTCCGCTTCATGACCTGGAGCCAGAGCGTGGTCACGCTGGAACTCAACGCATGGGCAGACGTGATCGACGTGCATTGGCTCTATAAGTTCCACATCCTGCTGGGCCTGATCATCGTCACGCTCTTTCCGTTCACCCGGCTGGTCCACATGATCTCGGGGCTGGCGGCACCATTCCGCTACCTCTTGCGACCGGGGTATCAGGTGGTCCGGTCGCGGCGGCAGAAGCCCCTGCCCTCGCGCAAAAGCACACCGGCGGAGTAA
- a CDS encoding peptidylprolyl isomerase: MNKARFPDLIVNGETVTHADIAAEAQNHTGPKGKPGIAWRKAAHALTVRMLLLQEARKRGMTADCRELSPGRFETEEEALIRGLLETEINVNTPTQDAVYAEWAHDPSRFRAPPLWEVSHILIACDPRDEVERDKTRSRAEELAIRATSGNEDFAELARAHSDCGSRANGGQLGQMSPGDAVPEFESALRQMADREVSASPVLTRHGWHVIRMDAVAYGDTLPFDAVKPQIAAAMEKAAWAHASRSFVGALMAKADISGLPKQPE; this comes from the coding sequence ATGAACAAGGCTCGTTTTCCCGACCTCATTGTAAACGGCGAAACCGTTACCCATGCGGATATTGCCGCCGAGGCCCAGAACCACACAGGCCCCAAGGGCAAGCCTGGCATCGCGTGGCGCAAGGCGGCACATGCGCTGACGGTGCGCATGCTGCTGCTGCAAGAGGCGCGCAAACGCGGCATGACCGCCGATTGCCGCGAGCTGTCGCCGGGGAGGTTTGAAACAGAGGAGGAGGCCCTGATCCGGGGCCTTCTCGAAACCGAGATCAACGTGAACACGCCGACCCAAGACGCTGTGTACGCCGAATGGGCGCACGATCCCAGCCGGTTCCGGGCCCCGCCGCTGTGGGAGGTGTCGCATATTCTGATCGCCTGCGATCCACGCGACGAGGTCGAGCGCGACAAGACCCGATCGCGCGCAGAGGAACTGGCGATCCGCGCGACCTCTGGTAACGAGGATTTCGCAGAGCTTGCACGCGCGCACAGTGATTGCGGGTCGCGTGCAAACGGCGGCCAACTGGGCCAGATGAGCCCCGGCGATGCGGTGCCAGAATTTGAATCCGCGTTGCGCCAAATGGCCGACCGTGAGGTTTCGGCCAGTCCAGTACTCACCCGACATGGATGGCACGTCATCCGCATGGACGCTGTCGCATACGGGGACACCCTGCCGTTTGACGCTGTCAAACCACAGATTGCTGCCGCGATGGAAAAGGCCGCGTGGGCCCATGCTTCGCGCAGCTTTGTCGGAGCGTTGATGGCAAAGGCCGATATCTCGGGATTACCCAAGCAGCCGGAGTAG
- a CDS encoding carbonic anhydrase: MLDDLLKRNRDWSEQRCAEESGYFSRLSDQQTPDFFWIGCSDSRVPANVIAGLDPGEVFVHRNVANVIHSTDMSLLSALEFAVEVLHIREIILCGHYGCGGVRAATEDLPHGLADHWLEPIRRLTRAYAVDLTQTTGAETRRDRLAELNVIEGVTRIAETPILQRAWARGENVAIHGLVYGLKDGRLNDLDCTISRGFFGSGGR; encoded by the coding sequence ATGCTGGATGATCTTCTCAAACGCAATCGCGATTGGTCAGAGCAGCGGTGCGCCGAAGAATCGGGTTATTTTTCGCGCTTGTCTGACCAGCAGACGCCCGACTTTTTCTGGATTGGTTGTTCGGACAGCCGCGTTCCCGCGAATGTCATTGCCGGGCTGGACCCCGGCGAGGTGTTCGTTCATCGCAACGTGGCGAATGTCATTCACAGCACGGACATGAGCCTGCTGTCCGCGCTCGAATTTGCGGTTGAGGTGCTGCATATCCGCGAAATCATCCTGTGCGGCCATTACGGCTGTGGAGGCGTTCGCGCAGCAACCGAAGATTTGCCCCATGGGCTGGCGGACCACTGGCTGGAGCCAATTCGCCGGTTGACCCGCGCCTATGCGGTCGATCTGACACAGACGACAGGTGCCGAAACCCGCCGTGACAGGCTGGCAGAACTGAACGTGATCGAGGGCGTGACCCGCATCGCGGAAACACCGATCCTGCAACGCGCATGGGCGCGCGGCGAAAACGTCGCCATCCACGGGCTGGTTTACGGGCTAAAGGATGGTCGATTGAACGACCTTGATTGCACGATTTCACGCGGATTTTTTGGATCAGGAGGTCGCTAG